A segment of the Tachysurus vachellii isolate PV-2020 chromosome 18, HZAU_Pvac_v1, whole genome shotgun sequence genome:
AAAAGTGTGAGAAGCAGATATTCTGCTAGATGAATTGTGCAAAATTCAACTAGAGGATGTTCAGAAGTCCAAGAAGCTCTTTTAAATGCAAAtggtggtccaacaccttattaCTAAAGAGATATTACAAACATCATCAGTGCTCAGATTATTTTGCCCAACCcctatatatgattatattattcAAATTATTAACAGAGGCAAGTCCCAACTATTGTTAGTCATTTTTATTCCCCGATTTAGAATAATTTCATTATATCAGGAAATGACTATATGGAACCTGCTGGGAATTGGCAGTATAGTGAGCACGCTTTATACTGGTAACGACATGCCTGCTTGTAGGCTTATAAGAAACCAAGCTACTATCTCCTAGGCAGTTTTTATCATAGCCAGTGCTTATCTAATTACGTTccatatctttttatttttctacaggAGCTGAACCAACTACTTCTGAGTTCACTGTGATCATGCACGGTGAAAAAGTCCGGTCTGTAGAGGGCATTGTAATGGCTGCTGACAgctctcgttctttctctccCCTGGAAAAATTTGGCCAGAATTTTCTGGAGAAGTTGATTGGTATTGAGATGCCTCACAAGCTCCTGGAGCGTGTAACATTTGTGGATACACCAGGAATCATAGAGAACCGCAAACAGCAGGAGAGAGGTAAAATCATAATGAGTAGCTAAAAGATTTTATGATGGATCGATAATGATAATATGACAGTGGATCATATGTCAGGTATATTAATATTCTTTgagttagaaagaaaattataaaaacaaacaaacagcagagaATGTTTGCTGGCACAGTGGAGCAGCTCCAGTGTCCTGAGGTCAGTCCTGTGCTCAGATTGTTGTCTGTGTTGAGTTTTTCATGTACTTTCTATGTTGTCATGGGTTTTCTACAGTTTTCTCCCACCTCTATAAAAcaccagtaggtggattggctataataaataaaaatgtgtcaatATGTGTGTGCAATGTGCTCTGCAATCAACTGCCATCCAATTTTGGTCACATTCcctaaaaaagtataaatacagTCAGGTCACATACAGTCAGGACACATGTTTTGTAATTTTGCCTCTGTACACAAGCACAATGGATTTGATATAAAACAAGTAATTGAAGTGtagactttcagctttaattcaagggttttaaaaatattgcattacaattaatgaaaaaaaaacgacaTTTTTAACATAGTCCGTCAATTTTCAGTAGCAGTAGCCATAACACTTCCTCCACCATATTTGACAGATGATGTGGTATGTTTTGGATAATaagcttttccttttttttctatattttctacTCTTCCTATAATTCTGGTACAAGTTAATCCTGTCTTCATCTGTTCAAAGAATCCTGAATGGGGCAGTCTAATCTGCCCTTTCAGTACTCAAGTGTTGTCTGAATCTTAAGTAAATCCACTGTATTTACATCCATGAAGGTGTCTCTTGATTGTAGACTATGACAATGATATGCCTAACTCCTAAATATGTAGTTGTTGACTTTGCTAGATGGTGTGAAGGGGTTTTCTTCATCCATTTTATAGTTTAGTGGTCATCCTGGCCTTTTGATGTTGCTGAGCACACAAATGCATATTTAGTATATTCCTTTTTAGAGAGAGAACTCTGCATATTGAGAGCCACATATTGAAAGTTCCCTTAACAGCTACTAAATGCAAATTTAAAACTTGGAATCAACTCCAGATATTTTATCTCCTTAATTTGTCATGAATTAATGAGGAAACAGGCAACACCTGTCCATAAAACTGCTTATAAGTCAAATTCCCAGTTACTTTTGAGCTTGTGATCACAGTACCAACTACTATAAAAAAAGGCTGTAATTCCTAAATGGTTAATgcaaatatttttgttatttatttgttataaactTTAATTGAAACCGAAACACTTCAGTCACATCTAGATTGCTTCATTGAATTACATTGTTTCATATTCAAAATTAAGAAGATTCTGTAACTGTCAAAATAGTTACGGACCTGAACTTTAAGAAAGTTAAGGAAAACTTTTCTCAATGAAGGAAAGTTACGTTCACTACCctaaaaaacagctttgcaaatTTTTcaagttgtttgtttgtacaaACAAAATTTAAGTTCTTCAAAAAGAGAAAGATCTTGTTTCCGCTAGTGATGCagctgtaatatttaaaaaagttttaaacattatatatatatatatatatatatatgtgagtgtgtgtgtgtttgtattttaaacCAGTTGTATTCTATAgaattatatttctatataattttaCCATTTCCACACAACCTTCTCCACAGGGTATCCCTTTAATGATGTGTGCCAGTGGTTCATTGACCGTGCTGACCTAATATTTGTGGTATTTGACCCCACCAAGTTGGATGTTGGCCTTGAGCTAGAGATGCTCTTCAAACAACTGAAAGGTCGAGAGTCACAGATACGCATCATCCTCAACAAAGCTGATAGCTTGGCCACTCAGGATCTCATGCGTGTGTATGGTGCCTTGTTCTGGAGCCTTGCACCACTTATTAATGTGACTGAGCCCCCACGTGTGTATGTCAGCTCCTTCTGGCCCTATGACTATGCCCCTGACACCAGCCGTGAGCTCTTCAAGCGTGAGGAGATTTCTCTCCTGGAAGACTTAAACCAGGTGATAGAAAATCGGCTAGAGAATAAGATTGCCTTTATTCGTCAACATGGCATTCGTGTACGCATCCATGCCCTGCTAGTGGATCGCTATGTGCAAACATTCAAGGAGAAGATGAGTTTCTTCAGTGATCCTGAATTGGTATTTAAGGAAATTGTGGATGATCCAGATAGGTTCTATATCTTCAAGTCAATCCTGGCTAAGACCAATGTCAGCAAGTTCGACCTGCCCAACCGTGATGCATACCGTGACTTCTTTGGCATCAACCCAATAAATAGTTTTAAGCAGCTTTCTGCCCAGTGCTCTTATACAGGTGGCTGCTTACTGGATAAGATTGAAAGGGCAATTACCACTGATTTGCCAGGACTTCTGAGCAGCATCCACTCCAATAAGAACCCTACACTCTCCTCCTGTGAGGCAACTGGCTGTGGAGAGAAGCCCAAGAATCGCTACCGACGAAACTGAgagattaaagagagagaaacatgatTAAAGGAAAAAGGGTTAATATTGGTAGTACAGGAGAAGTAGACACACATACTGCTTTTGCCACAGGCAGAATTGGGGGGTGGGGGAATGGGGGCACCAGTGGTAAGAATATTTTGATAAAACCTTTTTTGGGAACTGCATTAATGAACTGTTCTAAGTTtggaaaggattttttttaatcctgggGAAAATTATAGCTGACATACAAAAAAATGTGAGATTGATACATTCATTATGAGACTGACTAATACTTTCAGTATAAACTGTTTTGTCTATGAGTAAGATTAGAAAAACAATATTGACAAATTTGTATGAAATCTAGATGGTTGTGGTTCTTTAAACAAAGTGTctataaaaagaaagaacaaagtgttttttttgttttttttacaagtgtCAGTTATATTTGCAGACTCGTGACAGGATTGGTATACTGTTATATCATGTTATATTCTATTTGGGGAAATCACTGTGCTGAAGGTTTAGTTAGTAGAATTTAATGGGGCAcatattcatacatttttacttaatttctttaaacaaattGTAATAGCAAATTAGctctatttataaatatttttccacATGAAGAGAACTCTTCTGCAACATTCAGTTGAATGTCATATTGAGAAAATTATTTAGTTTTCTATATTTCAGgcaatttttcagagaaactTCTTTTAAAATGCTTAATTGGCATATTTCTAGTCCATGTGTTTTAACCATGTGAATTTccaaatggaaaaagaaataaagtgtttCTGATCATAAAACTGCCTGTTTATTGAGCATCTCCACATACAAAAGGTTTTACAAAAGTCTCACTATTTCCTCAGTGGATTACTTGTATTCTATagatttaaagtaaaataactcAGTGACAATCAAGTAGATAATCATAATAAATCTCCTTTCAACTTTACTGTATGACTAAGTGATTTACAGACTATATTACCATCTTAGAACTGTCACTGCATTGGTCAGCTTTGTTCTTGGGCCTTCAGTGAACATTTGGCAGACTTGGCAGAAAGGAATTAGTAttaagtctataatgaactcagaaattataCTGACCTATTAGTTTTTTCCTTTGGAGCTCAATTCCATGTGACTATAAACTGATATGgtaaggacattatttacttttacatcatTTACTGTCTGGTGTCACGCAAATGAGGGGGGGTCACCTTCTGAACCTGGTTccttttaaggtttcttcctctatcatctcagggagttttaccttgccaccatcacctcgGACTTgctccatccatccttccattttctaccgcttatccggggccgggtcgcggggctCGGACttcctcattagggataaatgttagagaaaaatattttaacatttttatttttttatatactatatatgaatttatttgaaataaaagatgcCTGTATGTTGTATTTACTAATTTTGCAGTCAGGCATGCAGGAATAGAATGCACTCAACTGAACAGTGCGTCTTGCTCTGCTATGTGCTATGCTCTGTAACTAATCTGTACTTGGAATACAagaataatgtatttttagCAATGATTTtgtaattagtgttttttttaattacatttaagaaCACAATTTCTTATCTTTGAGAAATGTAAATTATGCTTAAGCTCAGAGAAGATCAGCAATAAATTGAAATGACTATGGATGTTATTTAAAGAATGGAATTAAGCCCATTCGTTTGGAGACTCCGCCTGAAGCAGAAATGAAACCAGAATCTCGAATTCTCTAGGACCCGCTTTACAGAGAAACAGATCCATACACAGGATAAAACACAGGCACTGATTTAACAACATAAAACATGACtagcacatacagtagataccTGGAATACATAACATCATCACAACAAATTATCAGTATATCAGGATAAGTGGAGAACAGGTGACAAGGCGGGAAAGCGGAATAGTAAGGGCATGGCACCTGACACGTagggaaaacacaaaaaaatcaggCAATAGTGAAACACCTGCCAGCAGTCCCCTCCCTTGAATTTCCCTGAATTGGTTAAAGGAGTTCAAGGTGGTGTTCAGCAAAGCCAATATCTGTGGATTACCACATAACTAGTCATATGATGTCATTGATCTCCAGAAATTGCACCACTTCATAACTGCATCTACCCATAGTAACTAAAAGAAACCCAACTACTGAATGATTAATTTAAAGTGGTTTTACAGCAGGTAGAAGATGTAGTCTTGCATCAAGCCCCACTATAGGCCCCAGCATCAAAATCATTAAAACCACAGGCAAAGCCCCCCTGCCAGGCAGTTGACATAACACGTGCTGTAAAACTACACACCTCCGCTCCTCCCAAAAAGTCTAGAATCCTAAAGAGACTATTTCCTTGCAGCAAATCTgacatatagatatatagatagatagatagatagatagatagatagatagatagttagatagatagatagatagatagatagatagatagatagatagatagatagatagatagatagatggatagatagatggatacatacatacatacatacatagacagatagatagatctaaATAACCCTCTTCCTTAATACAAACTTCTAACTACTACAAACTCGCAGCTTCTGTTTTCTGCTGACCACCAAGTGGaggtaagatttttttttgttatgtagaCCTACCTCCATGTGGTTATCTTGTGTTATCTCAGTTAGATCTTAGTTACTGTAGGTAATTCTGTTcagaataaaattttgtttcacAACACAAAGGAAAAAGACAGCACACACACGTCTAAACTGTGTTaaatgacaaagaataaaaatatgttttaaaactaGATTTAAAAACAGGCAATGTTGGGGCCAGCTTCACCAACAATGGGAATTAAATCCAGAGCTTAGGAACAGCAACTGCAAATGCAGTTAAGTTGCTGCCAGACCATTCAAGTAATTTATAACAAACACTAAAACCTAAAAATCAATCCTTAAAACGCACTTGAAACCAATGAAGAGAGGCTAGAATAGGAGAAATATTATCATGCTTGCACACTCCTTTACACAGCCTTCCTGCAGCATTCTGCACCAACTGTACAAGAGAAGCCTGACTAACACCAATGTAAAGGGCATTACAATAGTACACTAAGAAGAGATGAAAACATGTATAATCATTTCAGAATCTTTGAATGATAAGAAAGGTTTAACCTTAGAAAAAAGCCTTAGCTGATAAAAACTTAAACTATAGAATTGACCTGTTTGTCAAATTTAAAATTGCTCTCCATAATTACACCCAGATCTTTAACAGAGGATTTAATATAGGGGAGTAATGAACCTAACTCCCTCTTAAGGTTCACTTGTAAAATATTTGGGCTGAATATAACAATTTCAATTTtactctaataaaaaaaaaattaaaggccATCCACTCTTTGATACCTTTTAGGCAATCCAGCAATAGATTTGTAGAGCTGttatcattttaattcaatGGCAGAATTGAAATGCCATACTTCCTTAGAATAGACCccaatggaagcatgtataggAAAAATAACATCAAGCCAAGAATAGACCCCTGAGGGACACCAATAAGGACAAAACGTCTCCTAGGCATTCAGAAAACTTGACAGAAGAATTTGTTTCACTGGAAACTCAGAAGTAGCATGTGCAGCTCTGCGGAGAGATAGAGTAAGTGAGatagagtaagagagagtgaaagagagaaaagtatTAGGTATGCTTGTAATCATATAATGGTTAAAgataatgtacattatgtgcaaagtgcaagCAGGGATTCCAGCAAGACTAGTTATGACAAGAATAAGCAAAAGTTGACAGACCTGAGGGCTTCCTAGGACATAATGCATCCTACCACTCCACAGTCAGCCTGAGTCCTGCAATAAACTGGAGCCTCATCCAGGGTTGCCCCACTGCTCATGGGGTAATCTCTGGTTCCACCATGAGCTTAAAGATCatactgaatatgaatgaatgagtattaATACTAACGATgtcataatataaatattagatttttgATAAAAACGAAAAGTTATTCATGCCTTGACTACAGAgttgttaaaataatataaatgttctaAATTGCTGTGGAAACCCAGCACCCACCCCGTGCATAGTGTGACGCCAGAGTAAAGGCGTGGCTTCGcggctcctcctcctcctcctctacaGTCTGtctgggaaagaaaaaaaaaactttttgtgtAGAAGCGTTCAACAGCCGCCATCTTGTCGCGGACGAGAATCGGGATTTCGAAGAGCATTATGATAGTAATATAGATGCAAGGAAGTCAGTGAGGGCCTGAATAGGTTCGTGGTGATAGACAGAAGAGATGCGGTGAATTTCGAGGCCTGTTCTGATAGACAGCGTTAAAATGGGGCCGTTTCTCTTAAGTGGAAACCCCCGTGTATCTGATTTCCCCCTTCAGCAAGCGCTGTTTCTCACATTTTTTCTCATTATACCATGTACAATTTATGTTGCGCTGTTTTAGTAAAATCTGTACATATAGAAAATAATTTTCGGCAACTGTTAATTTTATCAGAGTCAGAAATGGGTCTCTaagctatttatttttctcgAAGATGAGGAGTTCTTTGGAGATACGCCGATGACGTAAGGCGTTGGagacgattaaaaaaaaaagatctagttctttttaaataaaccacCAAATTCTTGTTTGtagctaaataatataaatgatggGGGGACTTTGTAGTGAATTATCGTGGGGTGAATGGAGGCGGCGAAGCGGGGCGCTGTTGCTTGTATCTTGAGCTATTTTCAGACAGCTAGCAGTGTCGCTGGTCCACGAACTAAGTTGGTTTTTGCCCGAAAAGTAATATCTGATCTGCGACACAAAAACTTCCACACTTCCCGCCCCAAAGTCACGCAAACACTTTCTTACTACTAATACTTAGGATGACTGACAAAATCATGGATATGGGACCTCCCAATGCAAAGCGTCCAAAGCTGAATTCACCTGCTCTGTCTTCATCTGACGGCCCAGGTAAGAAAATCCCGCAAGCGTTACAGTTTGTATATAAAGCCTTCTGAGAAACCTCTCATTTACTTCACCTCTGCTACAGGGGTTTGGGCTAATGCTCCTCATTACCTGGTAATAGCGTAGCTTTAGCATGAGGTAAAAAGCCTGACTGgtcacttacatacatacaaacaacatATTTACTCCTTTGTCATTGTCCTAATTCTTCACAATACTACGGTATTGTGCATTGCTAGAGCTGGAGAGGTCTAAACCATTATAATATCCTAACCGAACACTGTAATATTACTGTTTTTGGTGTATGGTTTTTGGCTTTACCATTAAAAGATAACCACATTAAGTAACACGACTGTAGTTGCTGGTATTACATTATGTGGTTTGAGAAATTGGACAACTGGGTGAGAGCATCTCCGAAACAAGAGCTTTCTGCTAATCTACACAGTCTATACACAACTATAGTCTTGTTACTTAATGTGGTTATCTTTTAATGGTGAA
Coding sequences within it:
- the srl gene encoding sarcalumenin isoform X2, with translation MRVLDLIWCFISLLALAMTVEDEEVLDSVLRDRSHIDETLRLAAEENAGNYAAALQKLRMTYHNSIRPMEHAYKYNELRQHEISDGEITSKPMVLFLGPWSVGKSSMINYLLGLQDTPYQLYTGAEPTTSEFTVIMHGEKVRSVEGIVMAADSSRSFSPLEKFGQNFLEKLIGIEMPHKLLERVTFVDTPGIIENRKQQERGYPFNDVCQWFIDRADLIFVVFDPTKLDVGLELEMLFKQLKGRESQIRIILNKADSLATQDLMRVYGALFWSLAPLINVTEPPRVYVSSFWPYDYAPDTSRELFKREEISLLEDLNQVIENRLENKIAFIRQHGIRVRIHALLVDRYVQTFKEKMSFFSDPELVFKEIVDDPDRFYIFKSILAKTNVSKFDLPNRDAYRDFFGINPINSFKQLSAQCSYTGGCLLDKIERAITTDLPGLLSSIHSNKNPTLSSCEATGCGEKPKNRYRRN
- the srl gene encoding sarcalumenin isoform X1, with protein sequence MRVLDLIWCFISLLALAMTVEDEEVLDSVLRDRSHIDETLRLAAEENAGNYAAALQKLRMTYHNSIRPMEHAYKYNELRQHEISAYPGRTLGDSATDGEITSKPMVLFLGPWSVGKSSMINYLLGLQDTPYQLYTGAEPTTSEFTVIMHGEKVRSVEGIVMAADSSRSFSPLEKFGQNFLEKLIGIEMPHKLLERVTFVDTPGIIENRKQQERGYPFNDVCQWFIDRADLIFVVFDPTKLDVGLELEMLFKQLKGRESQIRIILNKADSLATQDLMRVYGALFWSLAPLINVTEPPRVYVSSFWPYDYAPDTSRELFKREEISLLEDLNQVIENRLENKIAFIRQHGIRVRIHALLVDRYVQTFKEKMSFFSDPELVFKEIVDDPDRFYIFKSILAKTNVSKFDLPNRDAYRDFFGINPINSFKQLSAQCSYTGGCLLDKIERAITTDLPGLLSSIHSNKNPTLSSCEATGCGEKPKNRYRRN